One part of the Arthrobacter sp. EM1 genome encodes these proteins:
- a CDS encoding citrate synthase produces the protein MTETTSATLRHAGGELELPRIQVVEGNEGYDVSKLLKQTGAVAFDPGFMNTAATTSAITYIDGDAGILRYRGYPIEQLAKHSSFLEVSFLLIYGNLPTPTELEAFDQRIRHHTLLHEELKGFFSGFPRDAHPMPVLSSAVSALSTFYQDSLDPFNAEQVEVSTYRLLAKMPVIAAYALKKSIGQPMLYPDNSHNLVENFLRLSFGLPAEQYEVDPVVAKALDLLLILHADHEQNCSTSTVRLVGSSNANLFASVSAGINALFGPAHGGANEAVLKMLRQIQADGTKPEDYMEKVKNKEDGVRLMGFGHRVYKNYDPRAKIVKATAHEILTKLGGNDELLEIALRLEEKALNDDYFIQRKLYPNVDFYTGLIYKAMGFPEKMFTVLFAIGRLPGWIAQWREMISDPNTKIGRPRQLYIGEPERNYPSV, from the coding sequence ATGACTGAGACCACCAGCGCAACCCTGCGGCACGCCGGCGGAGAGCTTGAACTCCCGCGCATCCAGGTTGTAGAAGGAAACGAAGGCTACGACGTTTCCAAGCTGCTGAAGCAGACCGGTGCCGTTGCATTTGACCCCGGCTTTATGAACACTGCGGCAACCACCTCCGCCATCACCTACATCGATGGTGATGCCGGAATCCTGCGCTACCGCGGCTACCCGATCGAACAGCTCGCCAAGCACTCCAGCTTCCTGGAAGTTTCCTTCCTGCTGATCTACGGCAACCTGCCGACCCCCACTGAGCTGGAAGCCTTTGACCAGCGGATCCGCCACCACACCCTGCTCCACGAGGAGCTCAAGGGCTTCTTCAGCGGCTTCCCGCGTGATGCCCACCCGATGCCGGTACTGTCCTCCGCGGTGTCCGCACTTTCCACGTTCTACCAGGACTCGCTGGATCCTTTTAATGCCGAGCAGGTGGAGGTCTCCACCTACCGGCTGCTGGCCAAGATGCCGGTTATTGCCGCGTACGCCCTGAAGAAGAGCATCGGCCAGCCAATGCTCTACCCGGACAACTCGCACAACCTTGTGGAGAACTTCCTGCGATTGAGCTTCGGCTTGCCCGCCGAGCAGTACGAGGTGGACCCGGTCGTCGCCAAGGCACTGGACCTGCTCCTGATCCTGCATGCGGACCACGAGCAGAACTGCTCGACGTCAACGGTCCGGCTCGTTGGTTCCTCCAACGCCAACCTCTTCGCCTCCGTCTCCGCAGGCATCAACGCCCTCTTCGGCCCTGCCCACGGCGGCGCCAACGAGGCCGTACTGAAGATGCTCCGCCAGATCCAGGCCGACGGCACCAAGCCCGAGGACTACATGGAGAAGGTCAAGAACAAGGAGGACGGCGTCCGGCTGATGGGCTTCGGACACCGTGTGTACAAGAACTACGACCCCCGGGCCAAGATCGTGAAGGCGACGGCGCACGAGATCCTCACGAAGCTCGGCGGCAACGACGAACTCCTCGAGATCGCCCTGCGCCTGGAAGAGAAGGCGTTGAATGACGACTACTTCATCCAGCGCAAGCTCTACCCGAATGTGGACTTCTACACCGGCCTGATCTACAAGGCCATGGGTTTCCCCGAGAAGATGTTCACCGTGCTCTTCGCGATCGGCCGTCTGCCGGGCTGGATCGCCCAGTGGCGTGAAATGATCAGTGACCCCAACACCAAGATCGGCCGTCCGCGGCAGCTCTACATCGGCGAGCCGGAGCGCAACTACCCCTCCGTGTAA
- the fdxA gene encoding ferredoxin, translating into MTYVIAQPCVDVKDKACIEECPVDCIYEGERSLYIHPDECVDCGACEPVCPVEAIYYEDDTPEEWADYYKANVEFFDELGSPGGAAKVGNTHTDHPMIAVLPPQNQEN; encoded by the coding sequence GTGACCTACGTAATCGCGCAGCCGTGTGTAGATGTCAAGGACAAGGCATGTATTGAAGAATGCCCAGTCGATTGCATCTATGAAGGTGAACGCTCCCTGTACATCCACCCCGATGAGTGCGTGGACTGTGGTGCCTGCGAGCCGGTCTGCCCCGTCGAAGCCATCTATTATGAGGACGACACTCCCGAGGAGTGGGCGGACTACTACAAGGCCAACGTCGAATTCTTTGATGAGCTGGGGTCCCCGGGCGGGGCCGCAAAGGTCGGAAATACCCACACGGACCACCCGATGATCGCTGTCCTGCCTCCGCAGAACCAAGAGAACTAA
- a CDS encoding glutamate ABC transporter substrate-binding protein: protein MKAFLTRRKSLLIAASAALALGLSACGGSSSTTTSAPPVAEKPSFAADTTMAKLSSAGKITIGTKFDQPLFGQKGLDGKPVGFDVEIGKAIAGKLGIPADKIEWVETVSANREEFIKQGKVDIIVATYTISDKRKNEVDFAGPYYEAGQALMVNKDNTSITKPEDVKGKKVCSVTGSTPAGTIVEKYGAELVPAATYSACLEPLRNKQVEAITTDNVILAGFVDKEPEAFKLASDQTFTKEPYGIGLKKGDTAFRGWINDQLEAFAKDDTYKKAWEGTAGKVIKTVPELPAINRY from the coding sequence ATGAAGGCATTTTTGACCCGTAGGAAATCCCTGTTGATCGCAGCATCCGCTGCACTAGCCCTCGGCCTGAGCGCTTGCGGCGGCAGCAGCAGCACCACCACCAGCGCCCCGCCGGTCGCCGAGAAGCCGAGCTTTGCAGCCGACACCACCATGGCGAAGCTCTCCTCGGCAGGCAAGATCACCATTGGCACCAAGTTTGACCAGCCGCTCTTCGGCCAGAAGGGCCTGGACGGCAAGCCGGTGGGCTTCGACGTCGAAATCGGCAAGGCCATCGCCGGCAAGCTGGGCATCCCCGCCGACAAGATCGAGTGGGTGGAAACGGTGTCCGCCAACCGCGAGGAATTCATCAAGCAGGGCAAGGTCGACATCATCGTCGCTACCTACACGATCAGCGACAAGCGTAAAAACGAGGTCGACTTCGCCGGACCGTACTACGAAGCCGGCCAGGCGCTGATGGTGAACAAGGACAACACCTCCATCACCAAGCCCGAGGACGTCAAGGGCAAGAAGGTTTGCTCCGTGACCGGCTCAACACCGGCCGGCACCATCGTGGAGAAGTACGGAGCTGAGCTTGTCCCGGCAGCAACCTACTCCGCCTGCCTTGAGCCGCTGCGCAACAAGCAGGTTGAAGCCATCACCACCGACAACGTGATCCTCGCCGGATTTGTCGACAAGGAGCCGGAGGCCTTCAAGCTGGCTTCTGACCAGACGTTCACCAAGGAGCCTTACGGCATCGGCCTGAAAAAGGGCGACACCGCCTTCCGCGGCTGGATCAACGACCAGCTCGAAGCGTTTGCCAAGGACGACACCTACAAGAAGGCTTGGGAAGGTACCGCGGGCAAGGTCATCAAGACCGTCCCGGAACTCCCCGCCATCAACCGCTACTAG
- a CDS encoding amino acid ABC transporter permease → MDVIIENLPAYWDGFLRTLFLAVVSGIISLIVGTLLAAARVSPVAALRGFSMFYVEIVRNTPLTIAFFFAAIVLPRLGVTFQQFEVAAIIALSAYTSAFIAEAVRSGVNSVPVGQAEAARSIGMGFGQVLSHIVLPQALRTVIPPMINILIALVKNSSVAGAFFVLELFGEGKQLANANGDKVLWVLAGVAFFYLLITIPLGIFAARVERKVAIAR, encoded by the coding sequence ATGGACGTCATCATTGAAAACCTCCCGGCGTATTGGGACGGATTTCTCAGAACCCTTTTTCTTGCCGTCGTTTCCGGCATTATCTCCTTGATCGTCGGTACCCTGCTGGCAGCAGCCCGCGTCTCCCCGGTGGCGGCGTTGCGGGGGTTCAGCATGTTCTATGTCGAAATTGTCCGCAATACCCCCCTGACGATTGCCTTCTTTTTCGCCGCCATTGTGCTGCCGCGGTTGGGTGTGACGTTCCAGCAGTTCGAAGTTGCCGCGATCATCGCCCTGAGCGCTTACACCTCCGCTTTTATCGCCGAGGCCGTCCGGTCCGGTGTAAACAGCGTTCCAGTAGGCCAAGCTGAAGCTGCACGCAGTATCGGTATGGGTTTCGGCCAGGTGCTCTCCCACATTGTCCTGCCGCAGGCCCTGCGCACCGTGATTCCACCGATGATCAATATCCTGATCGCCCTCGTGAAGAACTCCTCGGTTGCCGGCGCCTTTTTTGTCCTTGAACTCTTCGGCGAGGGCAAGCAACTGGCGAACGCCAATGGTGACAAGGTTCTTTGGGTCCTTGCCGGAGTCGCTTTCTTCTACCTCCTGATCACTATCCCGCTCGGCATCTTTGCCGCCCGCGTTGAACGAAAGGTGGCGATCGCCCGATGA
- a CDS encoding TetR family transcriptional regulator C-terminal domain-containing protein — protein sequence MPKFVDAAIRRQEVVEAVFRIVAADGLERASLREVADEAELAVGSVRHYFASSDELLAHSFGVVVDRVVGRLESADERLAGTRPGTPEHHRGVLTLLGEFLPLDEERAVDACVWMAFKNAARTKPFLAAEADRSHRAVAAIVGRLVMDLSSAAGTDASQDEQRLVTEAERLLATLDGLTMHALLQPEWMTAQVCSDVLEAHLTGLGSHPGSH from the coding sequence ATGCCCAAATTTGTCGACGCCGCAATCCGGCGCCAGGAAGTTGTCGAAGCGGTCTTCCGGATTGTCGCAGCCGATGGACTTGAACGGGCGTCGCTGCGCGAAGTCGCAGACGAGGCCGAACTGGCTGTCGGATCCGTCCGCCATTACTTCGCCAGCAGCGACGAACTTTTGGCCCATTCGTTCGGAGTGGTTGTGGACCGGGTCGTCGGCAGGCTGGAGTCCGCCGACGAGCGCCTCGCCGGGACCCGGCCCGGGACCCCGGAACACCATCGGGGCGTGTTAACCCTGCTGGGCGAGTTCCTTCCGCTCGACGAGGAACGCGCTGTCGACGCCTGCGTCTGGATGGCTTTTAAGAACGCAGCGCGGACCAAGCCTTTCCTCGCCGCGGAGGCAGACCGGAGCCACCGGGCCGTCGCCGCGATCGTCGGACGGCTCGTGATGGATCTTTCGTCCGCGGCCGGAACCGACGCCAGCCAGGACGAGCAGCGTTTGGTCACCGAAGCTGAGCGGCTGCTGGCCACCCTCGACGGCCTCACCATGCACGCGTTATTGCAGCCCGAATGGATGACCGCGCAGGTATGCAGCGACGTGCTGGAGGCCCATCTCACCGGACTGGGCAGCCACCCCGGTAGCCATTAA
- the dapC gene encoding succinyldiaminopimelate transaminase, giving the protein MAPALRNFGLSLPDYPWEAMAPYLARAAEHPGGVANLSIGTPVDTTPEVVQEALRAASNAPGYPTVHGTAELREAIAAWFERRRGVPGLDPQDIMPTVGSKELVAWLPLLLGLKPGDVVVRPTVAYPTYDIGATFTGAEHVPADDLDQLDAGTRARVRLVWVNSPANPTGSVRDAESLRRIVRQARELGAVVASDECYAELGWGEWDVQRGGSPVPSILDPQVAEGSHEGLLAVYSLSKQSNLAGYRAAFVAGDPAIVANLVNSRKHAGMIVPYPVQEAMRVALGDDVHVQAQKDLYRGRRERIVPALERFGLAIHESRAGLYLWATAGEATWETVGRLADRGIVVGPGVFYGDAGNGFIRVALTASDERIDAAAARLAVGP; this is encoded by the coding sequence GTGGCACCTGCGCTGCGAAACTTCGGTCTCAGCCTGCCCGACTATCCGTGGGAGGCCATGGCACCGTATCTGGCCAGGGCCGCAGAACACCCCGGGGGAGTCGCCAACCTGTCCATCGGAACCCCGGTGGACACCACTCCCGAGGTGGTGCAGGAAGCACTGCGTGCAGCCTCAAACGCTCCCGGCTACCCGACAGTCCACGGCACCGCAGAGCTCCGGGAAGCCATCGCGGCATGGTTCGAACGCCGACGCGGCGTCCCCGGCCTGGATCCACAGGACATTATGCCCACGGTGGGCTCCAAGGAACTCGTGGCCTGGCTCCCGCTCCTGCTCGGCCTGAAGCCGGGCGACGTCGTTGTCCGACCCACAGTCGCCTACCCCACCTACGATATCGGTGCCACATTTACCGGGGCAGAGCACGTCCCGGCCGACGACCTCGATCAACTCGATGCCGGAACCCGGGCACGGGTGCGCTTGGTCTGGGTCAACTCGCCGGCGAACCCCACCGGCAGCGTCCGCGATGCCGAATCACTGCGCCGCATCGTACGCCAGGCCCGCGAACTCGGCGCCGTCGTCGCCTCGGACGAGTGCTACGCCGAACTCGGCTGGGGCGAATGGGACGTTCAGCGCGGGGGCTCCCCGGTCCCCAGTATCCTGGATCCCCAGGTTGCGGAGGGCTCCCATGAGGGACTCCTGGCTGTGTACTCGCTGAGCAAACAGTCCAACCTGGCCGGATACCGCGCGGCTTTTGTGGCTGGCGACCCCGCCATCGTGGCGAACTTGGTCAACAGCCGCAAGCACGCCGGGATGATCGTTCCGTACCCGGTCCAAGAAGCCATGCGCGTCGCCCTCGGCGACGACGTCCATGTGCAGGCGCAAAAGGACCTTTATCGCGGCCGCCGTGAACGCATTGTGCCAGCACTGGAACGGTTTGGGCTGGCGATTCACGAGTCCCGGGCAGGTCTCTACCTCTGGGCGACCGCCGGAGAGGCCACCTGGGAGACCGTCGGCCGTCTCGCTGACCGCGGAATCGTAGTGGGACCGGGCGTGTTTTACGGTGACGCGGGCAACGGATTTATCCGGGTTGCGCTGACGGCAAGTGACGAACGGATCGACGCGGCGGCCGCCCGTTTGGCCGTGGGGCCGTAG
- a CDS encoding amino acid ABC transporter permease, which yields MTSVLYDVPGPKARRISLIASVIGALLIAGLLALAIATLASQGIFEARRWEIFGNPDVWKLIGDGLGATLTAAAVAAVIAFPLGLVISLLRISLVPAIRIPIRVVLEFLRGMPVVLMMFFVLLVFGTSSYVAVVAGLVLYNAAIFAEIIRAGVQSLPKGQREAGLAIGLTSFQSRMFIELPQAIRRMLPSLVAQLVVLLKDTSLGYIVAYGELLRAVQVMADFLGPQFLFPIFFVAAAIYILINLAVSRLAIWIERRGSKKAAGGMAKAR from the coding sequence ATGACTTCCGTTCTCTACGACGTCCCCGGGCCCAAGGCCCGCCGCATCTCTTTGATCGCTTCTGTCATCGGTGCGCTCCTGATCGCCGGGCTGCTGGCCTTGGCTATCGCCACCCTTGCCTCGCAGGGGATCTTCGAGGCGCGCCGCTGGGAAATCTTCGGCAATCCCGACGTCTGGAAACTCATTGGCGACGGGCTTGGCGCCACCCTGACCGCAGCGGCCGTCGCTGCCGTCATTGCCTTCCCGCTGGGCCTGGTCATTAGCCTGCTGCGGATTTCCTTGGTACCGGCGATCCGGATTCCGATCCGGGTTGTCCTGGAATTCCTGCGCGGCATGCCAGTGGTGCTGATGATGTTCTTTGTACTGCTGGTGTTCGGGACCAGTTCCTACGTCGCCGTCGTTGCAGGGCTCGTGCTCTACAACGCTGCGATCTTCGCGGAGATCATCCGCGCCGGCGTCCAGTCGCTGCCTAAGGGCCAGCGTGAAGCAGGCCTGGCCATCGGCCTGACCAGCTTCCAATCCCGTATGTTCATTGAATTGCCGCAGGCGATCCGCCGGATGCTGCCCTCGCTTGTAGCCCAGCTTGTTGTTCTTCTTAAGGACACCTCGTTGGGGTACATCGTGGCGTACGGTGAGCTCCTGCGCGCCGTGCAGGTCATGGCGGACTTCCTCGGCCCGCAGTTCCTCTTCCCCATCTTCTTTGTGGCCGCGGCGATTTACATCCTGATCAACCTGGCAGTATCCCGGTTGGCCATCTGGATCGAACGCCGTGGCTCGAAAAAAGCAGCCGGCGGTATGGCCAAGGCCAGGTAG
- the dapE gene encoding succinyl-diaminopimelate desuccinylase, translating to MTAPDPNLHPNARTHAAARLDLHQDVALLTAQLIDIYSVSGAEGELADAVEHALRAINGLDVVRDGDAIIARTNLGRAERVILAGHLDTVPLPATDGSLGTVPSYWPSGAPGKGILYGRGATDMKGGVAVQLALAAGLFDAGAEPDKDVTFVFYDHEEVKAVKSGLGRLVRNHGGLLDGDFAILLEPTDGTVEGGCNGTIRFEVTTVGEAAHSARAWMGSNAIHAAAPILARLAEYQPRTINVDGLDYRESLNAVKINGGTAGNVIPDRCVVEINYRFAPDKSPDDAEQHVRKLLAGFDVVRTDAAAGARPGLNHAAAASFVAAVGGEPKPKYGWTDVARFSELGIPAVNFGPGDALLAHKDNEHVEADAIRECLRALRSWLAG from the coding sequence GTGACTGCCCCGGACCCGAACCTGCACCCAAACGCCCGCACCCACGCTGCCGCCCGCCTGGACCTGCACCAGGACGTTGCCCTGCTGACAGCGCAGCTGATCGACATTTACAGTGTTTCCGGCGCTGAGGGGGAACTGGCCGACGCGGTGGAGCATGCCCTGCGTGCCATCAACGGGCTGGACGTGGTCCGCGACGGTGACGCAATCATTGCCCGGACCAATCTGGGCCGGGCCGAACGGGTTATCCTGGCCGGGCACCTGGACACGGTGCCGCTGCCCGCGACGGACGGCTCCCTTGGTACCGTACCGTCCTACTGGCCCTCGGGCGCGCCCGGAAAGGGGATTCTCTACGGGCGCGGTGCCACCGATATGAAGGGCGGCGTCGCGGTTCAGCTGGCCCTCGCGGCAGGGCTGTTCGACGCAGGCGCGGAGCCGGACAAGGACGTGACGTTCGTCTTCTACGACCACGAAGAGGTTAAGGCCGTCAAGAGCGGACTGGGCCGCTTGGTCCGTAACCACGGCGGCCTGCTGGACGGGGACTTCGCGATCCTGCTGGAACCCACGGACGGGACGGTCGAGGGCGGGTGCAACGGCACGATCCGCTTCGAGGTGACCACCGTTGGCGAAGCGGCGCATTCGGCCCGCGCTTGGATGGGCAGCAATGCAATCCACGCAGCCGCGCCAATCCTTGCCCGGCTCGCCGAGTACCAACCCCGCACCATCAACGTGGACGGGCTGGACTACCGCGAGAGCCTCAACGCGGTGAAAATCAACGGCGGAACCGCCGGAAACGTCATCCCGGACCGCTGCGTTGTCGAAATCAACTATCGCTTCGCCCCGGACAAATCCCCGGACGACGCCGAACAGCACGTCAGGAAGCTGCTGGCGGGATTCGACGTCGTTCGCACCGACGCTGCAGCGGGCGCCCGGCCCGGGCTGAACCACGCGGCCGCCGCGTCCTTCGTGGCTGCCGTGGGTGGGGAGCCGAAACCAAAATACGGCTGGACCGACGTCGCCCGCTTTAGTGAGTTGGGCATCCCCGCGGTGAACTTCGGCCCGGGGGACGCTTTGCTGGCGCACAAGGACAACGAGCATGTCGAGGCCGATGCGATCCGCGAATGCCTGCGTGCGCTGCGGAGCTGGCTCGCCGGCTAG
- the dapD gene encoding 2,3,4,5-tetrahydropyridine-2,6-dicarboxylate N-succinyltransferase codes for MTETASSAVPADARSAYGYGVATIATGNGAATVLDVWFPAPALGTAAESLRDVANADQALLEIASTGADADRGTEQKVVFVQIHLDEAPADTADAYLRLHLLSHRLVRPNSINLDGIFGKLPNVVWTSFGPAAVEGFELTRARLRRRGAVTVYGVDKFPRMVDYVVPSGVRIADADRVRLGAYLAEGTTVMHEGFVNFNAGTLGSSMVEGRISAGVVAGDGSDVGGGASIMGTLSGGGKEKISLGERVLLGANSGVGISIGDDSVVEAGLYVTAGTRVRVVGANDADGEDTSRIVKAVELSGVPNLLFRRNSSTGEVEVLPRKGQTVELNEALHAN; via the coding sequence ATGACTGAAACCGCTTCTTCCGCCGTGCCCGCCGACGCCCGCTCCGCCTACGGGTACGGCGTTGCCACGATCGCGACCGGCAACGGTGCAGCCACCGTGCTGGATGTCTGGTTCCCGGCCCCGGCCCTGGGGACTGCGGCCGAGAGCCTCCGGGATGTAGCCAACGCGGACCAGGCGCTCCTCGAGATCGCCTCGACCGGCGCTGACGCTGACCGCGGCACCGAGCAGAAGGTCGTGTTCGTCCAGATCCACCTTGACGAAGCGCCCGCCGATACCGCAGACGCCTACTTGCGCCTGCATCTGCTCTCCCACCGCCTGGTCAGGCCGAACAGCATCAACCTGGACGGGATCTTCGGCAAGCTCCCCAACGTTGTGTGGACCAGCTTCGGGCCGGCCGCCGTTGAGGGCTTCGAACTGACCCGCGCCCGGCTGCGCAGGCGCGGCGCCGTCACCGTCTACGGCGTGGACAAGTTCCCCCGCATGGTCGACTATGTTGTCCCCTCCGGCGTGCGGATTGCCGACGCCGACCGCGTCCGCCTCGGTGCGTACCTGGCTGAAGGCACCACAGTGATGCACGAAGGATTTGTGAACTTCAACGCCGGTACGCTCGGCAGCTCGATGGTCGAAGGCCGTATTTCGGCCGGTGTGGTCGCCGGTGACGGGTCCGACGTCGGCGGCGGCGCCTCGATCATGGGGACCCTGTCCGGCGGCGGCAAGGAAAAGATTTCGCTGGGCGAACGCGTACTGCTGGGCGCCAATTCCGGGGTGGGCATCAGCATCGGCGATGACTCCGTCGTAGAGGCCGGCCTGTACGTGACGGCCGGCACCCGCGTCCGCGTGGTCGGCGCCAATGACGCCGACGGCGAAGACACCAGCCGGATCGTCAAGGCCGTTGAGCTCTCGGGTGTGCCCAATCTACTGTTCCGCCGCAACTCCTCCACCGGCGAGGTTGAGGTCCTCCCCCGTAAGGGCCAAACCGTTGAACTCAACGAGGCACTTCACGCAAACTAG